Proteins from a genomic interval of Corallococcus macrosporus:
- a CDS encoding type VI secretion system protein IglI family protein: MGSPALVLEAVDFTLLDTQFTSAPVPLDESEGPDPRLEAITGLVAKSEYPDAARAAAKLLRDGVRDVRLVGPYLFGHFFADGMKALPVLFRSLKRTLTENWDFFGPVEKKIVFADTGMRWLLKMMGKHLEHHSRLKDAQWQAWNAPGNREPMEEALALGDPLIAALAILQKSACTDAMRTLLGTLRSHAQGVPFLPPPEEPKAAAPALAAAPDEDDDEEEEDDGEEEEVRPAPKKKKAARAEAPDAGPSLPMSPALAQLVRKLSAFEALVEREDYTKASVIAVDVLATVERFDPRVYLPQLFSGFFNGLAQHAEAIEPMLHNTETLSFRAMDQLYRVDLDAFLVAQARQGRGGSEYDE, from the coding sequence ATGGGTAGCCCGGCGCTGGTGTTGGAGGCCGTCGACTTCACGCTGCTCGACACGCAGTTCACCAGCGCCCCCGTGCCGCTGGACGAATCCGAGGGGCCGGATCCGCGCCTGGAGGCCATCACCGGCCTCGTCGCCAAGAGCGAGTACCCCGACGCCGCCCGCGCCGCCGCGAAGCTGCTGCGCGACGGCGTGCGCGACGTGCGCCTCGTGGGGCCGTACCTCTTCGGCCACTTCTTCGCGGACGGCATGAAGGCGCTGCCCGTCCTGTTCCGCTCCCTCAAGCGGACGCTGACGGAGAACTGGGACTTCTTCGGCCCGGTGGAGAAGAAGATCGTCTTCGCGGACACCGGCATGCGCTGGCTGCTCAAGATGATGGGCAAGCACCTGGAGCACCACTCGCGCCTCAAGGACGCGCAGTGGCAGGCCTGGAACGCACCCGGCAACCGCGAGCCCATGGAAGAGGCCCTGGCCCTGGGCGACCCGCTCATCGCCGCCCTCGCCATCCTGCAGAAGAGCGCGTGCACGGACGCCATGCGCACGCTGCTCGGGACGCTGCGCTCCCACGCCCAGGGCGTGCCCTTCCTGCCCCCGCCGGAGGAGCCCAAGGCCGCCGCGCCCGCGCTCGCCGCCGCTCCCGACGAGGACGACGACGAGGAAGAGGAGGACGACGGCGAGGAGGAAGAGGTCCGCCCCGCGCCCAAGAAGAAGAAGGCCGCGCGCGCCGAGGCTCCCGACGCCGGTCCGAGCCTGCCCATGTCGCCCGCGCTCGCGCAGCTGGTGCGCAAGCTGTCTGCCTTTGAAGCGCTGGTGGAGCGCGAGGACTACACCAAGGCCAGCGTCATCGCCGTGGACGTGCTCGCCACCGTGGAGCGGTTCGACCCGCGCGTGTACCTGCCGCAGCTCTTCTCCGGCTTCTTCAACGGCCTGGCGCAGCACGCGGAGGCCATCGAGCCCATGCTGCACAACACGGAGACGCTGTCCTTCCGCGCCATGGATCAGCTCTACCGCGTGGACCTGGACGCGTTCCTCGTCGCGCAAGCGCGCCAGGGCCGCGGCGGCTCCGAGTACGACGAATAG
- a CDS encoding cyclic nucleotide-binding domain-containing protein: protein MELRALKDKATEAFSKGRFAKAAELYQDYCQADPKDHQSRLRMGDAWAKAGQQDRAISAYQSAAEGFAKEGFLPRAIAASKLILELDPSHQGVQQMLADLYARKGTPATSRAKPKDAAPQQPPASLITQHEAPPTPKPAAPPAPLEAEGVPVDLSDSLPPELALPQAPATDDTEVVISVEVQVEPTQDEPAWDLTPEASDQPVTAAPAPTLPPPSASPAEAAPTGQSVRVAPPRPPPSPSPMPELPQTRTPSGRWQALAPPITGPDTAPAPTEPKASSQAAPPGLRPRRTDAPAKSTVTPAAGASVVPTTAGAPEPWRASLRVSSFTELEIEADSLLHAVELAAQRGLSEHATEEEPVYELTEEAEPTTGTWDALPSIPLFSDLPRDAFIQLFERCPLRRFGPGERILAQGTHGDAFYVICEGSVRVFREEDGRRQDLATLADGAFFGEMALLSGAPRAASVESLSDDTQVLEISASVLATLSRSHPPVAKALKKFCRERLLANVMNSSALFRPFNRQDRRGLVERFRARDVERGDVIIREGDATDGLYVVLSGEVEVHKNGQPLSRLKEGDLFGEISLLQKTPATATVEASRHTTLLRLPREDFDSLISSHPQVLMLVSDLSDERLRRTQHVLGTGADAAPDTDDEDLILV, encoded by the coding sequence ATGGAGCTGCGCGCGCTCAAGGACAAGGCGACGGAGGCCTTCAGCAAGGGCCGGTTCGCGAAGGCCGCTGAGCTGTACCAGGACTACTGCCAGGCGGATCCGAAGGACCACCAGAGCCGGCTGCGAATGGGCGACGCGTGGGCCAAGGCCGGGCAGCAGGACCGCGCCATCTCCGCGTACCAGTCCGCGGCGGAGGGCTTCGCGAAGGAGGGCTTCCTGCCGCGCGCCATCGCCGCGAGCAAGCTGATCCTCGAGCTGGATCCGTCCCATCAGGGCGTGCAGCAGATGCTCGCGGATCTGTACGCGCGCAAGGGCACGCCGGCCACGTCCAGGGCGAAGCCGAAGGACGCAGCGCCCCAGCAGCCCCCCGCGAGCCTGATCACCCAGCACGAGGCCCCGCCCACTCCGAAACCCGCCGCGCCCCCCGCGCCCCTGGAGGCGGAAGGCGTGCCGGTGGACCTGTCGGACTCGCTCCCGCCGGAGCTGGCCCTGCCCCAAGCGCCCGCCACGGATGACACCGAAGTCGTCATCTCCGTCGAGGTGCAGGTCGAACCCACCCAAGACGAACCCGCCTGGGACCTGACGCCCGAAGCGTCGGATCAGCCAGTCACTGCCGCCCCGGCGCCAACCCTTCCTCCGCCGTCCGCCTCACCGGCCGAAGCCGCTCCGACGGGCCAGTCCGTCCGTGTAGCGCCGCCGCGCCCCCCGCCGTCCCCATCCCCCATGCCCGAGCTTCCCCAGACCCGGACACCCAGCGGACGCTGGCAGGCCCTCGCGCCGCCCATCACGGGTCCCGACACCGCCCCGGCCCCCACCGAGCCGAAGGCCTCCTCCCAAGCGGCACCTCCAGGCCTGCGCCCGCGCCGTACCGATGCGCCCGCCAAGAGCACGGTCACGCCCGCCGCCGGAGCCTCCGTGGTGCCCACCACCGCCGGAGCCCCGGAGCCGTGGCGCGCGTCCCTGCGCGTCTCCAGCTTCACGGAGCTGGAGATCGAAGCGGACTCGCTGCTGCACGCGGTGGAGCTCGCGGCCCAGCGCGGCCTGTCCGAACACGCGACCGAAGAGGAGCCCGTCTACGAGCTGACGGAGGAGGCCGAGCCTACCACCGGCACCTGGGACGCGCTGCCCTCCATCCCGCTCTTCTCCGACCTGCCGCGCGACGCGTTCATCCAGCTCTTCGAGCGCTGCCCGCTGCGCCGCTTCGGCCCCGGTGAGCGCATCCTCGCGCAGGGCACGCACGGCGACGCGTTCTACGTCATCTGCGAGGGCAGCGTGCGCGTCTTCCGCGAGGAGGACGGCCGCCGCCAGGACCTGGCCACGCTGGCGGACGGAGCCTTCTTCGGCGAGATGGCGCTCCTGTCCGGAGCCCCGCGCGCCGCCTCCGTGGAGTCCCTCTCCGACGACACGCAGGTGCTCGAGATCTCCGCCTCCGTGCTCGCCACGCTGTCGCGCAGCCACCCGCCGGTGGCGAAGGCCCTCAAGAAGTTCTGCCGCGAGCGCCTCCTCGCGAACGTGATGAACAGCTCCGCGCTGTTCCGGCCGTTCAACCGCCAGGACCGTCGCGGACTCGTGGAGCGCTTCCGGGCCCGCGACGTCGAGCGCGGCGACGTCATCATCCGCGAGGGCGACGCCACCGACGGCCTCTACGTCGTCCTCTCCGGCGAGGTGGAGGTCCACAAGAACGGGCAGCCGCTGTCGCGCCTGAAGGAAGGGGACCTCTTCGGAGAGATCTCCCTCCTGCAGAAGACCCCGGCCACCGCCACCGTGGAGGCCTCGCGCCACACGACGCTGCTGCGCCTGCCGCGCGAGGACTTCGACTCGCTCATCTCCAGCCACCCGCAGGTGCTGATGCTCGTGTCGGACCTCAGCGACGAACGCCTGCGCCGCACGCAGCACGTGCTGGGCACCGGAGCGGACGCCGCGCCGGACACCGACGACGAGGACCTCATCCTCGTCTGA
- a CDS encoding HEAT repeat domain-containing protein, which produces MRIRVRPLFLALTLLVGCNGNRDQLLAEIQDPRPEVRAAAVKKLAAQNNPDDLVLFTRAAKDLSAIVRGEAAGALGESQDSRVVDLLGELLEDPDEAVQGQAALALAKVKSDKAKAYLTLQYGRRGRATRQVIVQALKSANVPGAMATVVAAESKGLWDRNLLALTEGALPERVGAAEELGKSGRAEAVNRLLPMVRDSQVILAAAAVRGLGDAGDTRAVAPIALLLDESFPELRESAIGALMKLQDPTAATKLQAVAVEKSAVSPLATEAILTFPRTPTTDAALCAIALDGARDEALDAGHAMRSRGGCPAEPIAERLSRPATAASGLQAVTGLGPAAQALLPKVTPWLNQPDVALRTLAVEAVTHVRDASVVPVIQKLYEQEVAGLTALRADWVTQALPQKYAANMDPSAPRPEALKGAEDNRSAKHAQLFERLQALNAARAKEAGRVVVPPRVPSELSDDVDPAKLQPLATLLTALGTLKAPGALEVLKGYAEDASPVLRAAALVGLTSVGPEGIEVARAALLEPDRELQKTLALALAEQGEAGQLALVASLPKMGSEKLVVLDALKRVGAPPASSSEALQGVVKEGGAEAALAAQLLGRMGAKDAVPTLLKALDDSNSVARRDVLLALGVIGDAKSAEVVGRDLYHDLPEIRAAAATALRKMNSGVEAEPLDALKGDYFREVRVAAGASPTKEGTAAGGAR; this is translated from the coding sequence ATGCGAATCCGCGTGCGACCCCTCTTCCTCGCCCTGACCCTGCTCGTCGGGTGCAATGGCAACCGGGATCAGCTCCTCGCGGAGATCCAGGACCCCCGTCCTGAAGTCCGCGCCGCCGCCGTGAAGAAGCTGGCCGCGCAGAACAACCCGGACGACCTGGTCCTCTTCACCCGCGCCGCCAAGGACCTCTCCGCCATCGTCCGGGGCGAGGCCGCCGGAGCGCTCGGGGAGAGCCAGGACTCGCGCGTCGTGGACCTGCTCGGAGAGCTCCTGGAGGATCCGGACGAGGCCGTGCAGGGCCAGGCCGCCCTGGCGCTCGCCAAGGTGAAGAGCGACAAGGCCAAGGCGTACCTCACGCTCCAGTACGGACGGCGGGGCCGCGCCACGCGCCAGGTCATCGTCCAGGCGCTCAAGAGCGCCAACGTCCCCGGCGCCATGGCCACCGTCGTCGCCGCCGAGTCCAAGGGCCTCTGGGACCGCAACCTCCTGGCCCTCACCGAAGGCGCGCTCCCCGAACGCGTGGGCGCCGCCGAAGAGCTGGGCAAGAGCGGCCGAGCGGAGGCCGTGAACCGGCTGCTGCCCATGGTGCGCGACAGCCAGGTCATCCTCGCCGCCGCCGCCGTGCGCGGGCTGGGAGACGCGGGCGACACCCGCGCGGTGGCCCCCATCGCGCTGCTGCTCGACGAGAGCTTCCCGGAGCTGCGCGAGTCCGCCATCGGCGCGCTGATGAAGCTGCAGGACCCGACCGCCGCGACGAAGCTCCAGGCCGTGGCGGTGGAGAAGAGCGCGGTGAGCCCGCTGGCCACCGAGGCCATCCTGACCTTCCCGCGCACGCCCACGACGGACGCCGCGCTGTGCGCCATCGCGCTCGACGGCGCCCGGGACGAGGCCCTGGACGCCGGCCACGCCATGCGCTCACGAGGCGGCTGCCCGGCGGAGCCCATCGCGGAGCGGCTCTCGCGCCCGGCCACCGCGGCGTCGGGACTCCAGGCGGTGACGGGCCTGGGCCCGGCGGCGCAGGCGCTGCTGCCCAAGGTGACGCCGTGGCTGAACCAGCCGGACGTGGCGCTGCGCACGCTCGCGGTGGAGGCCGTGACCCACGTGCGCGACGCCTCCGTGGTGCCCGTCATCCAGAAGCTCTACGAGCAGGAGGTCGCCGGGCTCACGGCGCTGCGCGCGGACTGGGTCACGCAGGCGCTGCCGCAGAAGTACGCCGCCAACATGGATCCGTCGGCGCCGCGTCCGGAGGCGCTCAAGGGGGCGGAAGACAACCGCTCCGCCAAGCACGCGCAGCTCTTCGAGCGGCTCCAGGCGCTGAACGCGGCCCGCGCGAAGGAGGCCGGCCGCGTGGTGGTCCCGCCGCGAGTCCCCTCGGAGCTGAGCGACGACGTGGATCCCGCGAAGCTGCAGCCGCTGGCCACGCTCCTGACCGCGCTGGGCACGCTCAAGGCGCCCGGAGCGCTGGAGGTGCTCAAGGGCTACGCGGAGGACGCCAGCCCCGTGCTGCGCGCGGCGGCGCTGGTGGGGCTCACGTCCGTGGGACCCGAAGGCATCGAGGTGGCCCGCGCGGCGCTGCTGGAGCCCGACCGCGAGCTGCAGAAGACGCTGGCGCTGGCGCTGGCGGAGCAGGGTGAGGCCGGGCAGCTGGCGCTGGTGGCATCGCTGCCGAAGATGGGCAGCGAGAAGCTGGTGGTGCTGGACGCGCTGAAGCGCGTCGGAGCGCCGCCCGCGTCCTCGTCGGAGGCGCTGCAGGGCGTGGTGAAGGAGGGTGGGGCGGAGGCGGCGCTCGCGGCGCAGCTCCTGGGACGGATGGGCGCGAAGGACGCGGTGCCCACGCTGCTCAAGGCGCTGGACGACTCCAACAGCGTGGCCCGGCGCGACGTGCTGCTGGCGCTGGGAGTCATTGGCGACGCGAAGTCCGCGGAGGTGGTGGGGCGCGACCTGTACCACGACCTGCCGGAGATCCGCGCCGCGGCGGCCACGGCGCTGCGCAAGATGAACTCGGGCGTGGAGGCGGAGCCGCTGGACGCGCTGAAGGGCGACTACTTCCGGGAGGTCCGCGTCGCCGCGGGCGCCTCGCCGACGAAGGAAGGCACGGCGGCCGGCGGGGCGCGGTGA
- a CDS encoding pseudouridine synthase: MAAERLQKYLARAGVASRRHAEELITSGRVGVNNETVTELGSRVEPGVDLVTVDGKLVTPPEESSYYLLYKPVGVVTTLSDPQGRPTVASYLEETGRRLFPVGRLDYDAEGALLFTDDGALAHKLTHPSFQVPRTYLAKVKGVPDMPTLEKLRGGVRLEDGMATPVSVDIFEKAERNTWLKIVVAEGRPHLIKRLCAAVGHPVVRLFRPNYAGVGVEGLRPGELRPLKVSEVNQLTEVAEGRAQPNAAELKLPPRRHGRSAPGFNGPDDDDVELSMDDDAPVAPRKAERTEKKAPTGPKTREARPERKEWKGVQDGGTRPPKFAKRGATLETDGGDADLDLDDVPSFDDDGEEVTESDAAEGATYGKAARGAGRTGKADGERAPRGAAKFGKPAREGGASRGGRFGAEGGASRGGGRFGKPAGAGRGGDEAPRGRFGKPAGRGGDEGGAPRGRSFGKPAGGSRFGGEEGGAPRGGRSFGKPAGAGRSEGGAGRFGKPAGRFGDEGGAPRGGGRFGKPAGAGRGGDEAPRGRSFGKPASRFGGEEGSAPRGRSFGKPAGAGRGGDEAPRGRSFGKPASRFGGEEGSAPRGRSFGKPAGAGRGGDDAPRGRSFGKPAGRFGDEGGAPRGRSFGKPAGRFGDEGGAPRGRSFGKPAGRFGDEGGAPRGRGFGKPAGAGRSEGGASRGGSRFGGEEGGAPRGRGFGKPAGRFGDEGGAPRGRGFGKPAGAGRGGDDRAPRGRSFGDEGGAPRGRSFGKPSGGSRFGKPAGRGGDEGGAPRGRGFGKPAGAGGDRPERREWKPRGESAGRPERRDFKPRGESSGSRSRGGESASSSSGERIVRAGVKKAPPGERGGGYQDFKERKTRDAEPRWSSKAPRGGAGRPPPRGGRSR, from the coding sequence ATGGCGGCGGAACGTTTGCAGAAGTACCTGGCTCGCGCGGGAGTGGCTTCGCGCCGGCACGCGGAAGAACTCATCACCTCCGGTCGCGTCGGAGTGAACAACGAGACGGTGACGGAGCTGGGCAGCCGGGTGGAGCCCGGGGTGGACCTGGTGACCGTGGATGGGAAGCTCGTCACGCCGCCGGAAGAATCGTCGTACTACCTGCTCTACAAGCCCGTGGGCGTCGTGACGACGCTGTCGGATCCGCAGGGCCGGCCCACGGTGGCCAGCTACCTGGAGGAGACGGGCCGCCGCCTGTTCCCCGTGGGCCGTCTGGACTACGACGCCGAAGGGGCGCTGCTCTTCACGGATGACGGGGCGCTGGCGCACAAGCTCACGCACCCGTCCTTCCAGGTGCCGCGCACGTACCTGGCCAAGGTGAAGGGCGTGCCGGACATGCCCACGCTGGAGAAGCTGCGCGGCGGTGTCCGGCTGGAAGACGGCATGGCCACGCCGGTGTCGGTGGACATCTTCGAGAAGGCCGAGCGCAACACCTGGCTGAAGATCGTCGTCGCGGAAGGCCGTCCGCACCTCATCAAGCGCCTGTGCGCGGCGGTGGGGCACCCGGTGGTGCGCCTGTTCCGTCCGAACTACGCGGGCGTGGGCGTGGAGGGCTTGCGCCCCGGCGAGCTGCGTCCGCTGAAGGTCTCCGAGGTGAACCAGCTCACGGAGGTGGCGGAGGGCCGCGCGCAGCCGAACGCCGCCGAGCTGAAGCTGCCGCCGCGCCGTCACGGGCGCTCCGCGCCGGGCTTCAACGGGCCGGATGACGACGACGTCGAGCTGTCCATGGACGACGACGCGCCGGTGGCGCCTCGCAAGGCGGAGCGCACGGAGAAGAAGGCGCCGACGGGACCGAAGACCCGCGAGGCGCGTCCGGAGCGCAAGGAGTGGAAGGGCGTGCAGGACGGTGGCACGCGTCCGCCGAAGTTCGCGAAGCGCGGGGCGACGCTGGAGACGGACGGCGGCGACGCGGACCTGGACCTGGATGACGTGCCGTCGTTCGACGACGACGGTGAGGAAGTGACGGAGTCCGACGCCGCGGAAGGCGCCACCTACGGCAAGGCCGCGCGAGGCGCGGGCCGTACGGGCAAGGCTGACGGTGAGCGTGCACCCCGGGGCGCCGCGAAGTTCGGCAAGCCGGCCCGCGAGGGCGGTGCGTCGCGCGGCGGCCGTTTCGGTGCCGAGGGCGGTGCGTCGCGCGGTGGCGGCCGTTTCGGCAAGCCGGCTGGCGCGGGCCGTGGCGGTGACGAAGCACCGCGCGGGCGTTTCGGCAAGCCGGCGGGCCGTGGCGGTGACGAGGGGGGTGCTCCTCGCGGCCGTAGCTTCGGCAAGCCGGCCGGTGGCAGCCGCTTCGGTGGCGAAGAGGGCGGCGCGCCGCGTGGTGGCCGCAGCTTCGGCAAGCCTGCCGGTGCCGGTCGTTCCGAGGGCGGCGCGGGCCGCTTCGGCAAGCCCGCGGGCCGCTTCGGTGACGAAGGTGGAGCGCCGCGTGGCGGCGGTCGGTTCGGCAAGCCGGCCGGTGCGGGTCGTGGCGGTGACGAAGCGCCTCGCGGCCGTAGCTTCGGCAAGCCCGCGAGCCGCTTCGGTGGCGAAGAGGGCAGTGCCCCTCGTGGCCGTAGCTTCGGCAAGCCGGCCGGTGCGGGTCGTGGCGGTGACGAAGCGCCTCGTGGACGCAGCTTCGGCAAGCCCGCGAGCCGCTTCGGTGGCGAAGAGGGCAGTGCCCCTCGTGGCCGTAGCTTCGGCAAGCCGGCCGGTGCGGGGCGTGGCGGTGACGACGCTCCTCGTGGCCGTAGCTTCGGCAAGCCGGCCGGTCGCTTCGGTGACGAGGGTGGCGCGCCGCGCGGCCGTAGCTTCGGCAAGCCAGCGGGTCGCTTCGGTGACGAGGGTGGCGCGCCGCGCGGACGCAGCTTCGGCAAGCCTGCCGGTCGCTTCGGTGATGAAGGCGGTGCCCCTCGTGGCCGCGGCTTCGGCAAGCCCGCCGGTGCCGGTCGCTCCGAGGGCGGTGCGTCGCGCGGTGGCAGCCGCTTCGGCGGCGAAGAGGGGGGTGCTCCTCGCGGCCGCGGCTTCGGCAAGCCCGCGGGCCGCTTCGGTGATGAGGGTGGCGCTCCTCGTGGCCGCGGCTTCGGCAAGCCCGCCGGTGCGGGCCGTGGCGGTGACGACCGCGCTCCTCGGGGTCGCTCCTTCGGAGACGAAGGCGGCGCGCCTCGCGGACGCAGCTTCGGCAAGCCCTCCGGTGGCAGCCGGTTCGGCAAGCCCGCGGGCCGTGGCGGTGACGAGGGCGGTGCTCCTCGGGGCCGTGGCTTCGGCAAGCCCGCGGGTGCGGGTGGCGACCGCCCGGAGCGCCGGGAGTGGAAGCCTCGCGGTGAGTCCGCGGGTCGTCCCGAGCGCCGGGACTTCAAGCCTCGCGGTGAGTCCTCCGGCAGCCGGTCGCGCGGCGGTGAGTCCGCGTCCAGTAGCTCCGGCGAGCGCATCGTCCGCGCGGGCGTGAAGAAGGCACCCCCGGGTGAGCGCGGCGGCGGCTACCAGGACTTCAAGGAGCGCAAGACGCGCGACGCCGAGCCCCGCTGGAGCAGCAAGGCGCCTCGGGGAGGGGCAGGCCGTCCGCCTCCTCGCGGTGGCCGCTCCCGCTAG
- the scpB gene encoding SMC-Scp complex subunit ScpB, which produces MTTGNGPDDADETPAPGTPGGPGQFSEEEIASVTGPGPDDAELDGVEAAAIEEGSDDDDNVPDLQSSFEKLLAKSRNLSPDRIRTVLESVLFVAERPLSVDELYQATGIQREPILQALDQLSGIHREGISGVVLYEVAGGWQFRTDPHSAEYVRRYLRVKPQRLTRAAVETLAIIAYRQPVTRPELEDIRGVDCGAVLKALMDRKLVKILGKREEVGRPILYGTTKEFLEFFALKDLSALPTLREFHELTQEHREIVEKEAAPPAPKAEGTVAALSDPNFTKRMEKNEAASEAALEELEEAMAAAERSQKVSSSILESPPSPEKGDSEGPKPE; this is translated from the coding sequence GTGACTACCGGTAACGGTCCCGACGACGCGGACGAGACGCCCGCCCCCGGCACGCCCGGCGGCCCCGGACAGTTCTCCGAGGAGGAGATCGCCTCCGTCACCGGCCCCGGCCCCGACGACGCGGAGCTGGACGGGGTGGAGGCGGCCGCCATCGAAGAGGGCTCGGACGACGACGACAACGTCCCGGACCTCCAGTCCTCCTTCGAGAAGCTGCTCGCCAAGAGCCGCAACCTCTCCCCGGACCGCATCCGCACGGTGCTGGAGAGCGTGCTCTTCGTCGCCGAGCGCCCCCTGTCCGTGGACGAGCTGTACCAGGCCACCGGCATCCAGCGAGAGCCCATCCTCCAGGCGCTGGATCAGCTCTCCGGCATCCACCGCGAGGGCATCAGCGGCGTGGTGCTCTACGAGGTGGCGGGCGGGTGGCAGTTCCGCACGGACCCCCACTCCGCGGAGTACGTCCGGCGCTACCTGCGGGTGAAGCCGCAGCGGCTCACCCGGGCGGCGGTGGAGACGCTGGCCATCATCGCGTACCGCCAGCCCGTCACCCGGCCGGAGCTGGAGGACATCCGCGGCGTGGACTGCGGCGCGGTGCTCAAGGCGCTGATGGACCGCAAGCTGGTGAAAATCCTGGGCAAGCGGGAAGAAGTCGGCCGGCCCATCCTTTATGGAACGACCAAGGAGTTCCTGGAGTTCTTCGCGCTGAAGGACCTCTCCGCGCTGCCCACGCTCCGGGAATTCCATGAATTGACCCAGGAGCACCGGGAGATCGTGGAGAAGGAGGCGGCGCCCCCGGCTCCGAAGGCGGAAGGCACGGTGGCGGCGCTGTCGGACCCGAACTTCACGAAGCGGATGGAGAAGAACGAGGCGGCCAGCGAGGCCGCATTGGAGGAGTTGGAGGAGGCCATGGCCGCCGCGGAGCGGAGCCAGAAGGTCAGCTCCAGCATCCTGGAAAGCCCCCCATCGCCCGAGAAGGGTGATAGCGAGGGGCCCAAGCCCGAGTGA
- a CDS encoding long-chain fatty acid--CoA ligase: protein MPFDVKDILRQLEAGFAPESGAPKWWQESWEDPDGFAAALAEAHAGRGVPPPKSRPGQQYDFFHDLIVRHVALERPAFRTHARIQGWQAVGYRALHDLASRRASEWMDQGVEPGMKVCLVHGVGQELLVSLLATLKLGGCFTLLPPMGPRAMATRLAALKPDFIAAEPHQLPLLKGHEQLLLKSQGRGAPGFTSHTYKPTDVVGLLFSPLVDPPHTPVPLTAEDAWKGAIGDGMLTFGLSPGDLLAAPDFPVLQHLPALLFATLLRGATYLHLEMADLALNPAPLLENPLRALGVTPKLRDLLLRHRASLRNVQHWFRDPEEPYDAQAWRTWVKQCGLQNVPSSNILIDASAGGAVLMSSRGVTEPATDVHTDVFPVPGRAWTLKDPNESGQGAPTDVGVFTLLPDKDRPPGHVLLARIRQRYHYGGTQGFRHDGRTYSAKEVTAALEDVPFLAGTSVVPVSTGGLASHARFILLAFTGATPAPPSGEQEINRRIEMLLGGDFLPDRIEFFPLFPHRVKGAVDDAWCASQFFTGALHRKAKDPMFQALTALRGRLLESAATSGEDGPSPAR, encoded by the coding sequence ATGCCTTTCGACGTGAAGGACATCCTCCGGCAGCTGGAAGCCGGCTTCGCTCCGGAGTCCGGAGCCCCGAAGTGGTGGCAGGAGAGCTGGGAGGATCCGGACGGGTTCGCCGCCGCGCTCGCGGAGGCCCACGCGGGCCGGGGCGTCCCGCCGCCCAAGAGCCGCCCGGGCCAGCAGTACGACTTCTTCCACGACCTCATCGTGCGCCACGTCGCGCTGGAGCGCCCCGCGTTCCGCACGCACGCGCGCATCCAGGGCTGGCAGGCCGTGGGCTACCGCGCGCTGCACGACCTGGCCTCGCGCCGCGCCAGCGAGTGGATGGATCAGGGCGTCGAGCCGGGCATGAAGGTCTGCCTGGTCCATGGGGTGGGGCAGGAGCTGCTCGTGTCGCTCCTGGCCACGCTGAAGCTGGGAGGCTGCTTCACGCTGCTGCCGCCCATGGGCCCGCGCGCCATGGCCACCCGGCTGGCCGCGCTGAAGCCGGACTTCATCGCCGCCGAGCCCCACCAGCTCCCGCTCCTCAAGGGCCACGAACAACTGCTGCTCAAGAGCCAGGGCAGGGGAGCGCCGGGCTTCACGTCGCACACGTACAAGCCCACGGACGTGGTGGGGCTGCTCTTCTCGCCGCTGGTGGATCCGCCGCACACGCCCGTGCCCCTCACCGCGGAGGACGCGTGGAAGGGCGCCATCGGCGACGGGATGCTCACGTTCGGCCTCTCGCCGGGGGACCTGCTCGCGGCGCCGGACTTCCCGGTGCTCCAGCACCTGCCGGCGCTCCTCTTCGCCACGCTGCTGCGCGGCGCCACCTACCTGCACCTGGAGATGGCGGACCTGGCGCTCAACCCGGCCCCGCTGCTGGAGAACCCGCTGCGCGCCCTGGGCGTCACGCCGAAGCTGCGCGACCTGCTCCTGCGCCACCGGGCCTCCCTGCGCAACGTGCAGCACTGGTTCCGCGACCCGGAGGAGCCCTACGACGCCCAGGCGTGGCGCACCTGGGTGAAGCAGTGCGGCCTCCAGAACGTGCCGTCGTCCAACATCCTCATCGACGCCTCAGCGGGCGGCGCGGTGCTGATGTCGTCGCGCGGCGTGACGGAGCCCGCCACGGACGTGCACACGGACGTCTTCCCCGTGCCGGGCCGCGCGTGGACGCTGAAGGATCCGAACGAGAGCGGGCAGGGCGCTCCCACGGACGTGGGCGTCTTCACGCTCCTGCCGGACAAGGACCGCCCGCCGGGCCACGTGCTGCTCGCGCGGATCCGCCAGCGCTACCACTACGGCGGCACGCAGGGCTTCCGGCACGACGGCCGCACCTACTCCGCGAAGGAGGTCACCGCCGCGCTGGAGGACGTGCCGTTCCTCGCGGGCACCAGCGTGGTGCCGGTGTCCACCGGCGGCCTCGCCAGCCACGCGCGCTTCATCCTCCTGGCCTTCACCGGGGCCACGCCCGCTCCCCCGTCCGGCGAGCAGGAGATCAACCGGCGCATCGAAATGCTCCTGGGCGGGGACTTCCTGCCCGACCGCATCGAGTTCTTTCCGCTCTTTCCACACCGGGTGAAGGGAGCAGTCGACGATGCGTGGTGCGCCTCGCAGTTCTTCACCGGCGCGCTGCACCGCAAGGCGAAGGACCCGATGTTCCAGGCCCTCACCGCGCTGCGGGGACGACTGCTGGAAAGCGCTGCCACTTCGGGTGAAGATGGCCCGTCGCCAGCGCGCTGA
- a CDS encoding DUF4280 domain-containing protein, with product MGVQVVMGAMLQCSFGAAPSSLMVLPMNRVMATTPAANIMDNKPFVNILPFAMCNSLANPMVAAATAAALGVLTPMPCIPATAAPWVPGCPKVLIGNMPALESNSKCICSYGGVIQVVSPGQMVAIDG from the coding sequence ATGGGTGTCCAGGTCGTGATGGGAGCGATGCTCCAATGCAGCTTCGGGGCGGCGCCCTCGTCGCTGATGGTCCTGCCCATGAACCGCGTGATGGCCACGACGCCCGCGGCGAACATCATGGACAACAAGCCGTTCGTGAACATCCTGCCCTTCGCCATGTGCAACTCGCTGGCGAACCCCATGGTGGCGGCGGCGACCGCGGCGGCCCTGGGCGTCCTCACCCCCATGCCCTGCATCCCCGCCACCGCGGCGCCGTGGGTGCCCGGCTGCCCCAAGGTGCTCATCGGCAACATGCCGGCGCTGGAGAGCAACTCCAAGTGCATCTGCAGCTACGGCGGCGTCATCCAGGTCGTCTCCCCCGGACAGATGGTGGCCATCGATGGGTAG